The Vigna unguiculata cultivar IT97K-499-35 chromosome 1, ASM411807v1, whole genome shotgun sequence nucleotide sequence ttttattcataataaagagtattttagtaactaataattttttttattttgtaaattgatatctaaattagttattatagtaattaacaacttttagtcactaaaattagttgttaattATGCATTTTCTTGTTATGTGCTCTTTATATCTATTtgagtaatttttattaaatttattgttacccATCCTTATTAGATGACCCATATACAGTGGTAGACATGTGTACAGTAGGGGGTATGTGCATCCTTGGTTTtgttcaaattattattaagtaattgaaaaaaaaaaatactttgcCCCTAATCTTATATAAATCAACTTTTCTAATCGTGACTCTTAAGATAAGAAAAAagtcattttctcatttctctttatagaaaaatattagttttatattttttttatcttatgagtttttttgtatatttattttttatgaatataaaaagaaaagttaggtactatatatttttttataaccatTTCTTaaatgtgacttgattatcttatttttttagtaattacgtctctcaattttcaattagattttgataaattattttttagtcttgatttttttaaatagttattattatgaaaaataaaataatagattcatttttttaagtgataAAAGGGAAGATACACTTGAAGATGGaaacaatacaaatttaattcTTCACTTATTTTCAAGGATGATACTAAgaattcaattgttgaattagagTACCATTTCTTaagattcaaataattataagtgggaagtttcatattaattcttttaaattataggcgaaatattttatattaattctttagAACTTATTATAAGAAAGCATTCTCAAATATGGGAGTATTCAGGGAAAgagatgaaaatagaaaaacttatttaaaaggagtttcatatcaaatataattttaaaactataattcttttaagaaaaaatatacaaggatttcaatactaaattatatatatttttgttatattggtaataataattaaatatataagatttaagtatattattttggtccctCCAAACTTTTTGATCAAGATCCGCCATTATCACCACatcatctagtttcctagaaccAAACGATTCGAGTCGTTCTGCAATCGCAGCACCGGACCTAtctcccttattcctcaaggaCTTATGAGTAACAACTTCAATGCATCGCACACTGGACACTATACTTAGTAATGAATCGAAATTAAGGCGAAACATCTTTCCTCTTCCAACTACTTGGCATAGGCGAGAGAGTTCAACACTCAAACCAATCCTCTTCTACtacttcacacaggcgaagagGTCCCATTTTCACTACTTCACACAAGCGAATGAGTCAGCTTTAGGTCTCTAGGTACAATGAAAAACCTTACATGCACTGACTCAAACTCGTGTATTCCAAAGCAACTTCACGAAATCCACATTCCATAACATCAATCATGCAATCAAAACTCAGTTTTAcaagcaatatcacataatgaAAGCTGTAAGCAATGTCATAGAATGAAAGTTAGTTAAAATTGCAGTCTTACAGCCTTGACCTTTCCTTACTATTTTGCTTATAACTCTTTTTCCAAGAATCTCCAAAtgatttgattctttttttcttaaattctagactcaattatctttaatttggtaactaataattttggaaattttgtaGAAATTGCAATTTAATTTGGAAAGttccaaaaatatttaagagTGCCAACGTCACACACCGATATCTATTGCGGTTTTACTTATAATGTTTTCTACATATCTCTAATACGGGTGATTCTTTTTGGGTTGAAAACTAGACTtccatttttttactttgattacTAATACACTTTTTTGGATACCTAGGCTGTTTGCAAATCATATTcgaaaatcaaaaaaaattttaGCATCGACAACAATTTACTACTTTGGTGTCTGCTCATTGTTTGTATAACTTTAATTTGAATACTCATGcatattttttgaaactctGAATATAACGAATAATTTATGTTTCAAGATGACgcaaaaatttacaaaattaggaaaaaaaaaactagttcaattaaaactttaagaagaaaattgaaagtGATAAACCTCATGCACATTCTTATAGGCATTAAAGCGGCCTCTTGAGGATAAAGTTAGGTTGTGTGCTACCAACGAAACCACATGAGGATAGATACAAAAATTGGTTTAATTCCTTAAGGTGTATGGCTATACACCAAATACCTTCACTGCCACCACAAGCCCTTTCCTAACCACTTCAACGCCCCTGATCACACCCTCGATCCACTCAACGCTCGACACCTCATCTAATCGGATAGTTACCAACCCCACTCACTTGAAACAAAGAGGTATGGTCTGTACCAAAGGTTAAAAGCAAGAAAACATAATGTTATGTGGCTGTCTAGAGAAAAACAAAGATGAGACATGACCTTATGGTCTACCCCGTCGGCCCCACGAGAAAAAGAACGGTAGGACTTTTCTTCAAACGAAAACTTTATTTGAAAATGCAATatcaaatcataacaaaatCACAAGCGGGCTCCATGCATGTAACCAATAAAAACAAGGAAGACCACTACTTCAACGTGAGCCATGCTAcgtaaaattgaataattatgaTAACCCAAAACTACCCTTCAACTGAAAGGTAAAAGTGCATGTTGTTGTGGGCCCCTCCCGAAATACCACATACCATCTCCATTGCTCCAATAAAGAAAACGAAGGATTTTCTTAGAGGTAAtagtgaattggatttttaatgatagtaagttaaatttattttagatccaaataataaTCGATGGTATTTTTagtcaaaatttatatttttaagagaattagtttaaatttcttttaaaatttatatccaaatatttggatcatgatttaaatttagatctaaatatttggattaagtttaaaattcagaatttatttttaaaaaaaaaaattaaattgaattttctaaaacttgtgtcCTTAGGATTGAGACCATCAAATTTGGCATATTTTTTTGTTAGGGCCAACTCGTTCAAATTTCAGCACGGGATGGATTCGGCTAACTTTCAGTTGCGGCCGACTCGGCCGAATTTTGGTTGAGGCCGACTTGGTCGAATTTTGGGTGGGCCAAATTCGAATAAATTTTGATTGAGGCCGACTCGCCGGAATATCTACAAATTTCAGTGAAGACTGACTTTGTGAAATTTGGGTgcatacgaccaaattttggtcagggACGATGTGGCCTAATACGGCAAAATTTGGGTTAGAACCGATTCAACAAAATTTCAGACGGGATCAACTTGACTGGATTCACCTGAATTTCGACCGAGGCCGATTTCGCCTaatacggccaaattttggccagaTCCGACTTAGCCAAATATGGCCATATTTGGGCTAGGGCCTACTCAGTTAAATTTCGGTCAGGTTGACTCGACTGAATTTGTTGGTCGGTGCTGACTCTGCTGAATACATCCATTTTTTGTCTAGGGCAGACTCGCCCGAATACGGCTAAATTCGGGCAAGGGTTGACTCAATAAAATTTACCAAATTTTGGTTGCGGCCGACTTGGCTTAAATGACCAAATTTCGTTCGGGGCTGACTCTACCAAATATGACCAAATATGGGCTCAGGCCTGCTTAGCCAAATTTTGACCAGGGCTAATTCGAttgaattcggccaaatttcgatgACTAAGTTGAATACTGCAAATTTCAGTTGTAGCTGGCTCCATCAAAACGGTCAAATCTTGTCTAGGATCATCTCTGTCAAATATGGCCAAATTTAGGCCAAGGGCAATTCGACCAAATTTCGATTGGGGCACTAGACCATATAGAACCAAATTTCGTATAGGACAATGCGACTCAATCGAATACAACAAAATTTGGGCTAGTTCATCTCGACCTTCTacttaacccaactaaaaatttaagggttaaatatgtttttggtctcttaactttcattaaattttagaattagttcattttgaaactttggaccaatttagtccttcatctttcaaaatatgtggattatcaatatttgaaaatttagatttagagaatgaatatccaatccataaaatatataaaatgtagataagATTGAAATCTAGATCCaataaagtgaattttaaatggattgaatttttaataaaatggatcttaaatggattggatcaaagAAAAAGTGGATCAGATCAAGGAAATTGGATTTTTTGTCCACTCCTACTTTGCCCTTTATTTGGAACCACCTGACGCCAGCGAAAAGTGGGAAGGAGAACAACCAAAGAGTGAGTTAATTCATGGCCAAACCCCTGAGTCACACATCCTTAAGTAATATACTATGTTAGTGCAAACAAAGAAATCTCGCTCATGCACTCACTAAAACATTGTGCATACCCCACCACAGAAAAAAGAACTAAAACAATGACCCCAACCTCATGGATGAAAACTGATGCATACCAAACGCTGCAACTTACTTTAAGAGAACACGAAAAGGTGTGACCCCATAAACCCTAGGTATTCTCCCACATGCTTTGACCCAAGCAACCTCGTGATTTAAGCACACAAAGGATACGCCCATCTAACAAAGTTTCATGAAAGATTAGAAAAGGAAACAACCACCATGCGTTAAACCAAAACGGGAATAGAGACATAAAGCCTTATGCAAAACCACATACATGAACAAGAACCCAAAACCACACCCAACCAAATCACAAAAGTCTTGCATGTAATGAAACACTCAACTTGCTAACACCTCAAACCTTAGAACCTCAGTACTAGGTTCGAAATCTAGTAACCCACAGGAGTGAAGACAACCCTAACTTGTCACTTGCACTCACTCGGAACAACTTCACGCCACCCATGGTAGAACAACCACCACTACCAGACTTCGGAACACAAGGAACATTATGTAAGGTTTAGGCCTTTTGCAAGAGATAGAACCTATATGCATGCATGACCAAGTTCCAAGGAAAACGTGAGGTTTATGCCTCATGAAGGAATGGAATGGAACAACACTACCCCGCAAGCATGAACCAGAAAAGAATATTTGTATACATATGATaagcataaaacaaaaatagaaggCAAAGTCAAGCTTCCCCTACCTCGTGTAGTTTCTCCAAAAACAGTTTTCTCTAAGCCCCAACCTTTCTCCTACCGCTTTGTCGTTTCACCCCCTTTTTTTAAGCACTCCCTAAACCTATAAACCTAGAGggtttttaatttatgtgaCTATTTATCTACGCTCGTATCTCTAATAAATATTCCATAtgtcataattaaattaaataaaatagcaacttaaatcaatcaattaatttttccATGTGTCTGTTCTTTATTCTAACTTTTACCACTAGATCAATCTCAATTACTCTAAGTTTTTCCCGGATCTTACAATAAGCATTTGAATCATTGTTTGGAAAAGAAAAGCCGGTGAGAGTACGCTGTTATGGAAAGACTATGACACCATGaacatttaagaaaaaagaagaaattgatgTTATCAAGaaagaatatgaaaataaaatgactcACATGACATAGGAAATTCAAGGTCTAAAGGCAATGGTAACATTTGTAGTAAAGCAataaaatctagatttagatgACGAGGACCTAAATAATATGATGACACATTTTAGGTAAATAAAGTAGTGCAGCGAGGCCACATTCTTCTGTATCAAAACATAATCCTTTCAATGAACAAGTATATGTGATTGAAAATTGTCTAGTGGACTTTCAAATATGTGTGACTAAAAAGTGGTGTttgttagtttttaaaatttaaaatctattcaaTGATAGGAGAATATGGTTTATTCAGATATTGTGATTTTTAGTTGTTTTAGTAACCTAACACTAAGGCATCTTTTATTGTtcttatattgtttgacactatattttaatattgtttgcaGCTTCAAGAGCATAAAGATGATGAAGATGTTGAAGACAATGAAGACAATCTTTTAGATTAATGAAGTTACAATCATGTATTAAAGAAATACTtctatatatttagttttttaactttttagttTTAACTTTGAGAACTTCATCCTTAATTAGTAATGACTTCATGACAATTATTTTAGTCATGTACTTTGAATATatgtttcaattatatatattttgtctacgatcatttaatttttgtttccacTTAATGTTGTGTGGTTTCTTGTTGTTTAATGTTGTGATTTAAggatatatattacaaatattcaTCTTTGAGTCTTGTATAagcaatttataaaaaattagtagCAGAGTATGTAGAGAGGTTCAAGCATTTATGACGCTTCTACACCATGtcactcgatgaggagtggcgttgtagaaagtttgagaatggtcttAGAGGAGACATTCGCTTGATGGTAGCCCCGCTTTTcatcaaggactttgccgcTTTGGTGGAAAAGGCTAGGGTTATGGAGAGGATGAAAGTGGAGGTAGAAGCCCAGCAGCAGCCACAACAGAGGATTAGCGGACCATCTAGGTCCAGGCCGAGAgttgaagagaagaagaagccgTATGCTAGGCCTTATCCACAGCCTCAGGGGTCTAGAGGCTTTTCTTCCCTACCCAGCAGGATCCAGTGCCATCATTACGAAAGACCGCATGTGAAGAGTTTTTGCCCGCAGCTATCCGATTTTCGCAGGTGCAACCATCGTGGTAGGGAGGGCCACTTTGGCAAAGACTGTCCAACTTTGAGGAGGACCGTGGCATGACCTTCATCACAAACTCTGAGTCAGACTCAACAGAGGAGGGGAGGCAGCAGGCCTCAGGCTGCAGGCAGGGTCTATGCAATGACGGGGTCAGAGGCAGCGGGTTCAGGTAATCTCGTCGTTGGTTGTTGTGTGATTTCTGGCAAGTCTTGTTGCGTGCTTTTTTATTCTGGAGTGACACAATCTTTTGTGTCGGAGTCTTCTATGCGGGAGTTGGGTCTTGTATGCAGGAGTTGGCTCTGCCAGTGTATGAACTACAGTTCGATCTCGTGGTATCTACTCCGACATCTGGGTTGGTTAGGACTTCTTCAGTTTGTGCTAGGTGCCTAGTGGAAGTAGAGGGACGCGTGtataaatttaatcttatatGCCTCCCTCTACAAGGGCTAgatgtgatcttgggaatggattggctctccgCCAATCGCGTTCTCATAGACTGTCAAGAGAAGAACCTGAGTTGTTGTCTTCCCATGGGGTTATGAAGGAAATCCAGGACAGCGCACAATGTTATATAATATTTGACATGATGGAGGTTGAGAAGGAAGAAAGAATAACGGTGATACCTGTGGTCCGAGAATTTGAGGATGTGTTCCCCGAAGAGGTGTCAGGTTTACCCCCTAGGAGAGAAGTCGAGTTCTCCATAGACTTGGTACTAGGAGCTGGTCTTGTGTCGATAGCTCCTTACCGCATGGCCCAGCGGAGTTGGTGGAGTTAAAGAGGCAGATAGAGGAGTTGCTTGAGAAGTAGTTTATACGACCAAGTGCTTCGCCGTAGGGAGCGCCTGTTTTtctagtgaagaagaaagatggtagctcaaggttgtgtgtggactacaggcacctgaacaagatgactataaaaaatatgtacccCTTGCCAagaatagatgatttgatggatcagctaCATGGGGCGTCggtgttctccaagattgatctaCGATTGGGTTATCATTAGATTTTGGTGAAAGTAGAGGATGTGGAGAAGACTGCTTTTAGATCCAGGTATGggcactatgagtatgtggttatgccgtttggtgtgaccaatgctccagccttgttcatggactacatgaatcAGATCTTCCGGCCGtttttagataagtttgtcgtggtctttaTAGACGACATACTCATCTACTCCAGGACGCATGAAGAGCATGCCGAGCATCTGAGGATAATGCTTGGTATCTTAAGGGAGTAACAACTATTTGCTAAGTTATCAAAGTGTGACTTCTGGATGAGGGAAGTGCAGTTCTTGGGCACATAATATCAGCTCAGGGTATAGCTGTAGATCCAGCTAAGGTGGAAGCCGTGATACAGTGGGAGTGTCTCAAGTCAATGACGGAGATTCAGAGTTTCGTGGGCCTAGCTGGCTACTACAGGAGGTTTATagaggggttctccaagatagtaGCACCCCTGACACAACTAACCATAAAGGACCAACCGTTTGCATGGACTGATAGGTGTGAAGAGAGCTTCAGGGAACTTAAGCAGAGATTAACGAGTGCTCCAGTGTTGGTGATTTTGGATgtgagtaaaccctttgaggtttaccGCGATGCTTCTCATCAGGGTCTTGGGTGCGTCTTGATGCAAGAGAGGAAGGTGGTAGCTTATGCTTCAAGGCAGTTGAaggttcatgagaagaactaccccactcatgatcTCGAGTTAGCAACAGTGGTCTTTGCTTTGAAAATCTGGAGACACTACTTGTGTGGTGCGTAGTTCCGTGTGTTTAGTGACCACAAGAGCTTGAAGTACCTCTTTGATCAAAAGGAGttaaacatgaggcagaggcggtggatagagtttctgaaggactacgactttaAACTCCTTTATCACCTAGGGAAggcgaatgtggtggcagacGCACTAAGTAGGAAGATGATGCATGTGGCACACTTGATGATAAAAGGGATGGAATTGCTTGAGAGCTTCAGAGATATGAAGATACAAGTTGAGTTGGAACCAGAATTCATTAGGTGTAGCACCTCggttatatctagtgacttcctgAGCTTGATTAAGGAAAGGCAAGCAAAGGATGCTAGTCTACAGAAGGTGAAAGAGCTATTGGGATCGGACCAGGCCAATGAGTTTGCCTTGGGTGGTGATGGTGTGTTAAGGTTCAGAGGAAGATTCTGTGTGCCAGATGATGCTGAGCTGAGGAGATTGGTCCTTGAGGAGGGACAGAAGAGTCGTTTTAGTCTGCATAcgggcatgactaagatgtaccaagacctcaaggaAAACTTTTTGTGGCAAGGCAtgaatagggatgtcaaaaaaatccgtacccacgggtatccgcggataaaacccgcaacggataggaaatggatattaaaaatgaatacccgctacccgcgggtacgggcatttttgatacccgcatgttaacggggcgggtacgggtatcatagtatccgtacccgtggacccgtacccgctaaactttaattcacaaaagtacccttatatatatatatatatatatatatatatatatatatatatatatatatatatattagtaaaaagtaTTCTGTCTTCATTTTTCTAAGTATTGGTaggttgtcttcttccaagtacacccttgacattcttctctttcctttatttgaaatggggcatatacatcaaatccaATATAGACAATGGACAATGacatttatggtatgcttgttgtcaaatgatggaatcaaaataagaatacttagCACGTGataattgaggtttattatttgtttattttgtttattttttaggaatcaattggaAAAATTGGACTTTTTTATgtaaacactaattaaagaattttcattttgttgaacgtcattttatatttacttttataattatttggacttgtatgaacttgagtttatttgaactttatttaaaatttatgacaatgatgtattttattttatttaaatttatgattaaatatttattttttaaataattttgtaaatacccgcgggtatccgtggatacctgcggatatgaaaaaaataggcggatacccgacggatatggatacgggtacggggcagatatttatctagcgggtagggtatgggggagctactacccgtaccctacccgccccgttgacatccctaggcATGAAGAAAGAGGTTGCATAGTTTGTATCCGCCTGCTTGACTTGTcaaaaggcgaaggtggagcatcagaaacCCGGTGGGACGCTCCAGCCCTTGGATATTCTGGTGTGGAAGTGGGATATCATAGCTATGAATTTTGTTACCCATTTGCCTCGCACCGTGAGAGGACATGATACTATATGGGTGGTGATAGATCGGTTGACGAATAGTGCTCACTTTTTGGCAGTGAATCTCAAgatgtctatggccaagctGGCTTAGCTCTACATTAAGGAGATAATGAGGCTTCATGGGGTGCCCAGTAGCATAGTGTCTGACAGAGACCCCTGGTTCACTTCGAGGTTCTGGCAAACGCTGTAGGAGGCTATGGGTAGCAGgctgaggatgagttctgcctATCATCCTCAAACAAATGGCTAGTCTGAGAGGGTGATTCAAGCCttggaggacttgttgaggacgTGTATCTTGGATCACCTTGACAGTTAGGATGAGGTGTTATCGCTGGTGGAGTTCACCTATAACAACAGTTACCAGGCGAGTATAGGGATGGCGTCTTATGAGGCTTTATATgggaggaggtgtaggactccctTATGTTGGTACCAGAATGGTGAATCGGTTTTGGTAGGACCTGAGTTGTTGTAATAGACCACAGAGAAGGTGCAGTTGGTGAGGGATAGGTTGCAAGCATCTTAGAGTCGGCAGAAAGCATATGCAGACCGAAGGAGAAGACCTCTAGAGTTTGAGACTGGgaatcatgtgttcttgagggtgacccgaaccactggtgtggggagGGTTATCCGCTCAAGGAAGTTGTCTCCTAAGTTCTTAGGTCCATATCAGATCTTAAGGAGGATAAGGCAtgtggcttatgagatagcaTTGCCACCCCATTTGGCTAACCTCCACCCAGTGTTCCATGTCTCCCAACTACGAAAGTATCTTTTTGACccatcacatgtgttggaggTGGAGGATGTGCGAGTCAGGGAGGATCTCCAGGTAGAGGTACAACCAATTTTTATAAAGGATCGCTAAGTAAAGGAGCGGAAGGGAAAAGCCACTAGTCTTGTAAAGGTTATTTAGGACCAGAGGACAGGTGATTCTACCTGGGagctagaggaggacatgaggagTTCATACCCACATCTTTTCTAGTAAGTCTtatttttcgaggacgaaaaatttttgttattgggGAGATATTGTAAGCCCCATTTTCAGCTTTCTGTGTTGGGCCTAACCTTTGGTGGGCCTGAGGCCAGCCTAGTAAGAGGGACCTAATACCCCCTTTCCAACCCCTAACCCATGCACTATATCTCATTTGCAGAAAAACATATTCCTCTTCTCTGACCTCTTCTCCaactagagctctgctagggcacaacGAACCCTCCTCCTTTTGGCTAGCTACGTTCATCCTACTTCTAGGTTTAAAAACTTGAGATCCCTAGTCAGTTTTTCTCCTTCCCATCGTTTTTGTACGTTTGTCTGGGTAGGGTTTAACTCTGTACCCTTGTTTCTGTTCTGGTTTCCACTTTTCAGCTCACTACCTTGGTTCTAGGAGCTGCATATTCGTAGTTGCAGGTCTATTTCCTTTTTGGGTACCTAAGCAAGGTAATGGAAGCTAGGTTTTAAGTGTTTAAAAGTTATTTCTGCGTGCTTTTGGTCTATTCCATGTTTTTATGCTTGAATGATGTTTTGGATAGTATGAACTGGCCTGTTTGTGTTCTGGTATGTTGCTATTGAGTATGTGTTCCTGCTACATGCGTGTAATAGTGGCGAGTACTGtcattctcgcctaggcgagctcgtctcgcctaggcgagaatagctgAGACTCGCCCAGGTTCTGCTCGAGcagctcgctcaggcggagggctcttgttttgagcgacgcgttgtctcgctcaggtgagagtgACTCGCCCAAGTGAGTTCTCGAAGAAAACCTGGTGTTCTTTGCTCGCgttctcgtccaggcgagggatTTGTGTTTTGGGTGAGTGgtggtctcgcccaagcgagagctcACAGAGTGCTACTGTTGCAGGACTCGCTCAAGCGACAacgcctagcttaagcgagacagttGTTGTAGCTTAAGCGAAGGcttttagcttgagcgagaatggGGCAAatttgattctattttcttGAAATTATCCATGGTTTGGCTGTATGTATTAAATATGTTTGGTTGCTTGATCTATATGCACTGGAATTGGTATGTTTTGTATGA carries:
- the LOC114187407 gene encoding uncharacterized protein LOC114187407, translated to MTGSEAAGSGNLVVGCCVISGKSCCVLFYSGVTQSFVSESSMRELGLVCRSWLCQCMNYSSISWARCDLGNGLALRQSRSHRLSREEPELLSSHGVMKEIQDSAQCYIIFDMMEVEKEERITVIPVVREFEDVFPEEVSGLPPRREVEFSIDLVLGAGLVSIAPYRMAQRSWWS